One genomic region from Pseudoduganella lutea encodes:
- a CDS encoding sensor histidine kinase, whose translation MRKQEPQQKEESLRRRITRAYLTFATVSSVFFAVIAALAVEGIEVRLVDERLEEVAAWAGPRHAGGLPVEMPAGLSYHVEAGIPRSLRPLAEGVHEVTVDGVDLHVLKGRNAEGEFAVVDHDSAYEKIELVVYSMFAVAFLGFMGFAVILGRFLGNRIVNPIVELAEAVDARAAQLPLQERGDELGLLSRTIAGHTAELQQFLDRERFFTGDVSHELRTPLTVIAGAAEVLLAQTEHDPVLHAPAERIYRAARNASDVTSMLLRLARSPERLEWSRIEAQALALEEVSQNQGLVAGRPVQLRYGGGEDFVLHGVRELVLAAIGNLVRNACQYTERGYVEVRLEGRSVIVEDTGPGLPPAARARLRNEPIPADARGSSGTGLGLGLVQRICAHLGATLVLREVAAGSCIEIRFPDGAVQSSPVSHEGPAAR comes from the coding sequence ATGCGTAAGCAGGAACCGCAGCAGAAGGAGGAATCGCTGCGCAGGCGCATTACGCGGGCGTATCTGACGTTTGCCACCGTGTCGTCGGTATTCTTCGCGGTGATTGCCGCGCTGGCCGTCGAGGGCATCGAGGTGCGTCTCGTCGACGAGCGCCTCGAAGAAGTGGCCGCATGGGCCGGCCCGCGCCATGCGGGTGGTTTGCCGGTGGAGATGCCGGCGGGTCTCAGCTACCACGTCGAGGCAGGCATTCCCCGTTCCTTGCGGCCCCTGGCGGAAGGCGTGCATGAAGTAACGGTCGATGGCGTCGACCTGCACGTGTTGAAGGGCCGCAACGCCGAAGGCGAGTTCGCCGTGGTCGATCACGACAGCGCCTATGAAAAGATCGAGCTGGTGGTCTATTCGATGTTCGCGGTGGCGTTCCTGGGCTTCATGGGCTTTGCCGTGATACTGGGCCGCTTCCTGGGCAACCGCATCGTCAACCCGATCGTCGAGCTGGCCGAAGCCGTGGATGCGCGCGCGGCGCAGCTGCCGTTGCAGGAGCGTGGCGATGAACTGGGGCTGCTGTCGCGCACGATCGCCGGCCACACGGCGGAGCTGCAGCAGTTCCTTGATCGCGAGCGCTTTTTCACCGGCGATGTCAGCCACGAACTGCGCACGCCGCTGACGGTGATCGCCGGCGCAGCCGAAGTATTGCTGGCGCAGACGGAGCACGATCCGGTACTGCATGCGCCGGCCGAACGGATCTACCGTGCCGCGCGCAATGCCAGCGACGTCACGTCCATGCTCTTGCGGCTGGCACGTTCGCCGGAACGGCTGGAGTGGTCGCGCATTGAAGCGCAGGCCTTGGCGCTGGAAGAGGTGTCACAAAACCAGGGGCTCGTCGCCGGCCGCCCTGTCCAGCTGCGCTATGGCGGTGGCGAAGACTTTGTCCTGCATGGCGTGCGCGAACTGGTGCTGGCGGCGATCGGCAACCTGGTCCGCAACGCCTGCCAGTACACGGAGCGGGGGTATGTCGAAGTGCGGCTGGAAGGGCGCAGCGTGATCGTCGAGGATACTGGCCCGGGCTTGCCCCCGGCAGCCCGGGCACGCCTGCGTAACGAGCCGATTCCCGCCGATGCGCGGGGCTCCTCGGGTACCGGCTTGGGGCTGGGACTCGTGCAGCGGATCTGCGCCCATCTTGGTGCCACGCTTGTCCTGAGGGAAGTGGCGGCTGGGAGCTGCATCGAAATCAGGTTTCCCGATGGCGCCGTGCAGTCCAGCCCTGTTTCCCATGAAGGTCCCGCTGCGCGTTAA
- a CDS encoding response regulator transcription factor: MRILIIEDNPDIVANLYGFLEPKGHVLDSAANGYGGLALVAQHEYDAVVLDVMLPGLNGLELCQKLRGELRKDLPVLMLTARDTLEDKVAGFDSGADDYLVKPFSMVELEVRLKALVRRARGTHAANAVLVFGDLAFNTETFEAKRAGRPLVLTKTGYTILRLLIREAPKVVSREQVLHEVWGDNPPDTDALRVHIHALRQALDKPFPHPMLHTISKIGYKLVAADA, from the coding sequence GAAAGGGCATGTGCTCGATTCGGCGGCCAACGGTTACGGTGGGCTGGCGCTGGTTGCCCAGCACGAATACGACGCCGTGGTGCTGGATGTGATGCTGCCGGGCCTGAATGGCCTGGAGCTGTGCCAGAAGCTGCGCGGCGAGTTGCGCAAGGATCTGCCAGTGCTGATGCTGACCGCGCGCGACACGCTGGAAGACAAGGTGGCCGGCTTCGACAGCGGCGCCGACGATTACCTCGTCAAGCCGTTTTCCATGGTCGAGCTGGAAGTGCGCCTGAAAGCGCTGGTGCGGCGGGCCAGGGGCACGCATGCCGCGAACGCGGTGCTGGTGTTCGGCGACCTTGCCTTCAACACCGAAACGTTCGAGGCGAAACGTGCCGGCCGCCCGCTGGTGCTGACGAAAACCGGTTATACGATCCTGCGGCTGCTGATTCGGGAGGCGCCCAAGGTGGTGTCGCGCGAGCAGGTACTGCACGAGGTGTGGGGCGACAATCCGCCCGATACCGATGCGCTGCGCGTGCACATCCACGCCCTGCGGCAGGCGCTGGACAAGCCCTTCCCGCACCCGATGCTGCACACGATCTCGAAGATCGGCTACAAGCTCGTGGCAGCCGATGCGTAA